Proteins from one Salinispora arenicola genomic window:
- the fabG gene encoding 3-oxoacyl-ACP reductase FabG, which produces MARTVLVTGGNRGIGLAIAQAFVRQGDRVAVTYRSGAAPDAAGSEAGAGRLFGVRCDVTDSDSVDAAFGAIEAELGPVEVLVANAGITDDTLLLRMSEDQFTRVLDTNLTGAFRCAKRASTKMLRAKWGRMIFISSVVGLYGSPGQVNYAASKAGLVGVARSITRELGSRNITANVVAPGYVETDMTAALPEDRKTEYRKAIPAGRFAAADEVAAAVTWLAGDSAGYISGAVIPVDGGLGMGH; this is translated from the coding sequence GTGGCCCGTACCGTGCTGGTGACCGGGGGTAATCGCGGTATCGGTCTGGCTATCGCCCAAGCCTTCGTCAGGCAGGGCGACCGGGTGGCGGTGACCTATCGGAGTGGGGCGGCACCCGACGCGGCCGGTTCGGAGGCCGGTGCCGGCCGCCTGTTCGGCGTCCGCTGCGACGTGACCGACTCCGACTCGGTGGATGCGGCGTTCGGCGCCATCGAGGCGGAACTCGGCCCGGTCGAGGTGCTGGTGGCCAACGCCGGTATCACCGACGACACACTGCTGCTACGAATGTCCGAGGACCAGTTCACCCGGGTGCTGGACACCAACCTGACCGGGGCGTTCCGTTGCGCCAAGCGGGCGTCGACGAAGATGCTCCGGGCGAAGTGGGGCCGGATGATCTTCATCTCGTCGGTGGTCGGGCTCTACGGCAGCCCGGGGCAGGTCAACTACGCTGCCAGTAAGGCCGGCCTGGTCGGCGTCGCCCGGTCGATCACCCGGGAGTTGGGCAGCCGCAACATCACCGCGAACGTGGTAGCACCCGGCTACGTCGAGACCGACATGACCGCGGCGCTGCCCGAGGACCGCAAGACCGAATACCGCAAGGCCATCCCGGCCGGCCGGTTCGCCGCCGCGGACGAGGTGGCCGCTGCTGTCACCTGGCTGGCGGG